A genomic segment from Hypomesus transpacificus isolate Combined female chromosome 13, fHypTra1, whole genome shotgun sequence encodes:
- the dlgap5 gene encoding disks large-associated protein 5 isoform X1: MESRFARLRQRDNSVDMLRLKVSRRRSQTQKENRDRALNTRRQLDKLPEQDCSSLETSVMANQSTVKDKAPNVKQLKNSAGEERMKMLARYKEAKELQKEKEKRERERKGVFKVGLYHQQASQLFCPLPPVSAATSRTKKNTGPTAATKKVEPAGRLTRSRTAALKPPPAPPASRTRVAIVEPVPRVPITRSSTRPQAEKEPTAGARALRNRSNIQLSAVPPASRGRNTLKSRDVPEAVCPPSLRASAEEEMEQDSGTSAPVPNPAPTKAQTPPLSSFAPQDFVFQPPVGLSSFAPQDFVFQPPVGLSSFQPMPLTPRSAEAFLAPSCTFSYPPVPLFSLDNLDPEAELSAPAAPKSPLRPPPRPSPSLAPLAPASPQEPQHNVAYFRSAMVSETDRLFGQCQQWEQRVDDNSIPEEMRDGMRTVIGQARLLMKERFGQFRGLVDDCELSRGEKITTCTDLQGFWDMVYYQVEDVNRKFGALSEAESRGWLEEHKPPPRQKKMVKKPPPSAPSKPNAGPGANVAAKSRLAAIKAAMKARQQAAEAEKADQAEAIGSAEDQPALEPPHRQDQAPETLVFNGGFFQVESPAKLTGPVRRSSRLIGAVLPQPSPCQGSSLSTPGRTRSSCTASPLALPPRCTPARTPACLKLTLSHTTRPQSHTPRPQSHTPRPQACTPQSSVHDPARGSLCFSPLIEAPPYKQDEVVPDQPECGQMQDHIACNQSEVNTEASEHIGQPQLAVDVPPQILSQSMQAVEPQELDGLAVSEEVSPVPSTPARQGRAASPEACDSSVPLITSLYPSLPLSPPNLPLSPPSHRADSPPSSPTNSPALSFSLSPCSLHTPARVESSLLPLSSPSPMSSSPPAIQISSPALLSSPGACGSPLHNDSISEQGVPQLDFERYLQPAPRPSLSPQAAPGSEMSSPTVDVEMDSPGAQPGDHSQDGLTPIAFPRIAQTFTPRTPQAAEHLLFFSPAPRERLRQSVCPSDLMVFTPPSDR, from the exons ATGGAGTCTCGATTTGCCAGGCTCCGTCAGCGGGATAACAGTGTTGACATGCTAAGGCTAAAGGTGTCCAGGAGACGGTCTCAGACCCAAAAGGAGAACCGCGACCGGGCCCTAAACACCAGGAGGCAGTTGGACAAGCTTCCCGAGCAGGACTGCTCTTCGTTGGAGACGTCTGTCATGGCGAACCAATCCACCGTTAAGGATAAAGCACCGAATGTAAAACAATTGAAAA ACTCGGCAGGTGAGGAACGTATGAAGATGCTTGCCCGCTACAAAGAGGCAAAAGAATTacaaaaggagaaggagaaaagagagagggagaggaagggtgtgTTTAAGGTGGGCCTCTACCACCAGCAGGCCTCCCAGCTCTTCTGCCCTCTGCCCCCGGTTTCAGCAGCCACTAGCAGAACCAAG aaaaacacaggcCCCACTGCTGCTACAAAGAAAG TTGAGCCGGCTGGGAGGTTAACAAGGAGCAGAACAGCAGCTCTCaaaccccctccagcccctcctgccAGCAGGACCAGGGTTGCCATAG TTGAACCGGTTCCAAGAGTCCCCATTACCAGGTCCTCTACCAGGCCTCAGGCTGAAAAGGAGCCGACTGCAG gtGCCAGAGCCCTCAGGAACAGATCAAACATACAGCTctctgcagtgccccctgctagCAGAGGGAGGAACACTCTGAAG TCTCGTGACGTGCCGGAGGCTGTTTGCCCCCCCAGCCTTAGAGCCAgtgcagaggaggagatggagcaggaCTCAGGAACAAGCGCCCCAGTCCCAAACCCTGCCCCTACCAAGGCCCAaactcctcccctgtcctccttcgCCCCCCAGGACTTTGTGTTCCAGCCTCCAGTGGGCCTGTCCTCCTTCGCCCCCCAGGACTTTGTGTTCCAGCCTCCAGTGGGCCTGTCCTCCTTCCAGCCCATGCCTCTTACACCCCGCTCTGCTGAAGCCTTCCTGGCCcccag ttGCACCTTCTCTTACCCACCggttcccctcttctctcttgacaacctggatccagagGCTGAGCTGAGCGCTCCTGCTGCCCCCAAGTCGCCTCTGCGCCCCCCGCctcgtccctctccctccctggcccccctggCTCCAGCCAGCCCCCAGGAGCCCCAGCACAATGTGGCATACTTCAG gtcagCTATGGTCAGTGAGACAGACCGACTGTTTGGGCAGTGTCAACAGTGGGAACAGAGAGTGGACGACAACTCCATCCCCGAAGAga tgcGGGATGGCATGCGTACGGTCATAGGCCAGGCTCGTCTCCTGATGAAGGAGAGGTTCGGGCAGTTCCGGGGCCTGGTGGATGACTGTGAGCTGAGCCGTGGGGAGAAGATCACCACCTGCACCGACCTGCAGGGCTTCTGGGACATGGTCTACTACCAG gtGGAGGATGTAAACAGGAAGTTCGGTGCTCTGTCAGAGGCGGAGTCTCGAGGCTGGCTGGAGGAGCACAAGCCCCCGCCCAGACAGAAGAAGATGGTCAAG AAGCCGCCTCCATCGGCGCCCTCTAAGCCCAACGCCGGCCCGGGGGCCAACGTGGCGGCCAAGTCTCGCCTGGCTGCCATCAAGGCTGCGATGAAGGCCAGACAGCAGGCCGCCGAGGCTGAGAAGGCAGACCAGGCCGAGGCCATAGGCAGCGCTGAGGACCAGCCGGCCCTGGAGCCTCCGCACCGGCAGGACCAGGCTCCTGAGACGCTGGTGTTCAATGGAGGCTTCTTCCAGGTGGAGAGCCCGGCCAAACTCACTG GTCCCGTGCGCAGGTCGTCACGTCTGATTGGTGCTGTGctaccccagccctccccctgccAGGGCTCCAGCCTATCCACACCCGGCAGGACACGATCCTCCTGCACTGCCTCCCCTCTGGCCCTCCCTCCCCGCTGCACCCCAGCACGCACCCCTGCCTGCCTCAAACTCACCCTATCACACACCACCAGACCCCAGAGCCACACCCCCAGACCCCAGAGCCACACCCCCAGACCCCAGGCCTGCACCCCACAGTCCAGTGTCCATGATCCAGCCAGAGGATCTCTCTGCTTCTCACCTCTCATAGAGGCTCCTCCTTACAAGCAGGACGAGGTTGTTCCTGACCAACCAGAGTGTGGGCAGATGCAAGATCACATTGCTTGCAACCAATCCGAGGTGAATACCGAGGCGTCTGAGCACATCGGCCAACCACAGCTGGCCGTTGATGTTCCACCCCAAATCCTCAGCCAGTCAATGCAGGCCGTAGAGCCCCAGGAATTAGACGGCCTTGCTGTGTCAGAGGAGGTCAGCCCTGTCCCGTCCACCCCTGCACGCCAGGGAAGAGCAGCATCACCAGAGGCCTGTGATAGCAGCGTGCCCCTCATCACCAGCCTGTACCCcagtctgcccctctctccccccaacctccccctctctccccccagccacAGAGCcgactcacccccctcctccccaaccaACAGCCCCGCTCTGAGCTTcagcctctccccctgctcaCTTCACACCCCAGCCAGGGTGGAGtccagcctcctccccctctcctcccccagcccaatgtcctcctccccccctgccatCCAGATCTCCTCTCCAGCCCTACTCAGCAGTCCTGGTGCCTGTGGCAG TCCCCTGCACAACGACTCCATCTCTGAG CAGGGTGTTCCACAGTTGGACTTTGAGCGCTACCTCCAACCAGCTCCCAGGCCCAGCCTCTCACCCCAGGCAGCACCTGGCTCAGAGATGTCCTCTCCCACCGTGGACGTTGAGATGGACAGTCCAGGGGCACAGCCCGGAGATCACTCTCAGGATGGACTCACCcccatag CCTTCCCTCGCATCGCACAAACCTTCACTCCTCGGACACCACAG gcAGCGGAGCACCTGTTGTTCTTCAGCCCCGCCCCCAGGGAGAGGCTCCGCCAGTCCGTTTGTCCCAGTGACCTCATGGTCTTCACTCCTCCCAGTGACAGATGA
- the dlgap5 gene encoding disks large-associated protein 5 isoform X3 produces MESRFARLRQRDNSVDMLRLKVSRRRSQTQKENRDRALNTRRQLDKLPEQDCSSLETSVMANQSTVKDKAPNVKQLKNSAGEERMKMLARYKEAKELQKEKEKRERERKGVFKVGLYHQQASQLFCPLPPVSAATSRTKKNTGPTAATKKVEPAGRLTRSRTAALKPPPAPPASRTRVAIVEPVPRVPITRSSTRPQAEKEPTAGARALRNRSNIQLSAVPPASRGRNTLKSRDVPEAVCPPSLRASAEEEMEQDSGTSAPVPNPAPTKAQTPPLSSFAPQDFVFQPPVGLSSFAPQDFVFQPPVGLSSFQPMPLTPRSAEAFLAPSCTFSYPPVPLFSLDNLDPEAELSAPAAPKSPLRPPPRPSPSLAPLAPASPQEPQHNVAYFRSAMVSETDRLFGQCQQWEQRVDDNSIPEEMRDGMRTVIGQARLLMKERFGQFRGLVDDCELSRGEKITTCTDLQGFWDMVYYQVEDVNRKFGALSEAESRGWLEEHKPPPRQKKMVKKPPPSAPSKPNAGPGANVAAKSRLAAIKAAMKARQQAAEAEKADQAEAIGSAEDQPALEPPHRQDQAPETLVFNGGFFQVESPAKLTGPVRRSSRLIGAVLPQPSPCQGSSLSTPGRTRSSCTASPLALPPRCTPARTPACLKLTLSHTTRPQSHTPRPQSHTPRPQACTPQSSVHDPARGSLCFSPLIEAPPYKQDEVVPDQPECGQMQDHIACNQSEVNTEASEHIGQPQLAVDVPPQILSQSMQAVEPQELDGLAVSEEVSPVPSTPARQGRAASPEACDSSVPLITSLYPSLPLSPPNLPLSPPSHRADSPPSSPTNSPALSFSLSPCSLHTPARVESSLLPLSSPSPMSSSPPAIQISSPALLSSPGACGSPLHNDSISEQGVPQLDFERYLQPAPRPSLSPQAAPGSEMSSPTVDVEMDSPGAQPGDHSQDGLTPIGSGAPVVLQPRPQGEAPPVRLSQ; encoded by the exons ATGGAGTCTCGATTTGCCAGGCTCCGTCAGCGGGATAACAGTGTTGACATGCTAAGGCTAAAGGTGTCCAGGAGACGGTCTCAGACCCAAAAGGAGAACCGCGACCGGGCCCTAAACACCAGGAGGCAGTTGGACAAGCTTCCCGAGCAGGACTGCTCTTCGTTGGAGACGTCTGTCATGGCGAACCAATCCACCGTTAAGGATAAAGCACCGAATGTAAAACAATTGAAAA ACTCGGCAGGTGAGGAACGTATGAAGATGCTTGCCCGCTACAAAGAGGCAAAAGAATTacaaaaggagaaggagaaaagagagagggagaggaagggtgtgTTTAAGGTGGGCCTCTACCACCAGCAGGCCTCCCAGCTCTTCTGCCCTCTGCCCCCGGTTTCAGCAGCCACTAGCAGAACCAAG aaaaacacaggcCCCACTGCTGCTACAAAGAAAG TTGAGCCGGCTGGGAGGTTAACAAGGAGCAGAACAGCAGCTCTCaaaccccctccagcccctcctgccAGCAGGACCAGGGTTGCCATAG TTGAACCGGTTCCAAGAGTCCCCATTACCAGGTCCTCTACCAGGCCTCAGGCTGAAAAGGAGCCGACTGCAG gtGCCAGAGCCCTCAGGAACAGATCAAACATACAGCTctctgcagtgccccctgctagCAGAGGGAGGAACACTCTGAAG TCTCGTGACGTGCCGGAGGCTGTTTGCCCCCCCAGCCTTAGAGCCAgtgcagaggaggagatggagcaggaCTCAGGAACAAGCGCCCCAGTCCCAAACCCTGCCCCTACCAAGGCCCAaactcctcccctgtcctccttcgCCCCCCAGGACTTTGTGTTCCAGCCTCCAGTGGGCCTGTCCTCCTTCGCCCCCCAGGACTTTGTGTTCCAGCCTCCAGTGGGCCTGTCCTCCTTCCAGCCCATGCCTCTTACACCCCGCTCTGCTGAAGCCTTCCTGGCCcccag ttGCACCTTCTCTTACCCACCggttcccctcttctctcttgacaacctggatccagagGCTGAGCTGAGCGCTCCTGCTGCCCCCAAGTCGCCTCTGCGCCCCCCGCctcgtccctctccctccctggcccccctggCTCCAGCCAGCCCCCAGGAGCCCCAGCACAATGTGGCATACTTCAG gtcagCTATGGTCAGTGAGACAGACCGACTGTTTGGGCAGTGTCAACAGTGGGAACAGAGAGTGGACGACAACTCCATCCCCGAAGAga tgcGGGATGGCATGCGTACGGTCATAGGCCAGGCTCGTCTCCTGATGAAGGAGAGGTTCGGGCAGTTCCGGGGCCTGGTGGATGACTGTGAGCTGAGCCGTGGGGAGAAGATCACCACCTGCACCGACCTGCAGGGCTTCTGGGACATGGTCTACTACCAG gtGGAGGATGTAAACAGGAAGTTCGGTGCTCTGTCAGAGGCGGAGTCTCGAGGCTGGCTGGAGGAGCACAAGCCCCCGCCCAGACAGAAGAAGATGGTCAAG AAGCCGCCTCCATCGGCGCCCTCTAAGCCCAACGCCGGCCCGGGGGCCAACGTGGCGGCCAAGTCTCGCCTGGCTGCCATCAAGGCTGCGATGAAGGCCAGACAGCAGGCCGCCGAGGCTGAGAAGGCAGACCAGGCCGAGGCCATAGGCAGCGCTGAGGACCAGCCGGCCCTGGAGCCTCCGCACCGGCAGGACCAGGCTCCTGAGACGCTGGTGTTCAATGGAGGCTTCTTCCAGGTGGAGAGCCCGGCCAAACTCACTG GTCCCGTGCGCAGGTCGTCACGTCTGATTGGTGCTGTGctaccccagccctccccctgccAGGGCTCCAGCCTATCCACACCCGGCAGGACACGATCCTCCTGCACTGCCTCCCCTCTGGCCCTCCCTCCCCGCTGCACCCCAGCACGCACCCCTGCCTGCCTCAAACTCACCCTATCACACACCACCAGACCCCAGAGCCACACCCCCAGACCCCAGAGCCACACCCCCAGACCCCAGGCCTGCACCCCACAGTCCAGTGTCCATGATCCAGCCAGAGGATCTCTCTGCTTCTCACCTCTCATAGAGGCTCCTCCTTACAAGCAGGACGAGGTTGTTCCTGACCAACCAGAGTGTGGGCAGATGCAAGATCACATTGCTTGCAACCAATCCGAGGTGAATACCGAGGCGTCTGAGCACATCGGCCAACCACAGCTGGCCGTTGATGTTCCACCCCAAATCCTCAGCCAGTCAATGCAGGCCGTAGAGCCCCAGGAATTAGACGGCCTTGCTGTGTCAGAGGAGGTCAGCCCTGTCCCGTCCACCCCTGCACGCCAGGGAAGAGCAGCATCACCAGAGGCCTGTGATAGCAGCGTGCCCCTCATCACCAGCCTGTACCCcagtctgcccctctctccccccaacctccccctctctccccccagccacAGAGCcgactcacccccctcctccccaaccaACAGCCCCGCTCTGAGCTTcagcctctccccctgctcaCTTCACACCCCAGCCAGGGTGGAGtccagcctcctccccctctcctcccccagcccaatgtcctcctccccccctgccatCCAGATCTCCTCTCCAGCCCTACTCAGCAGTCCTGGTGCCTGTGGCAG TCCCCTGCACAACGACTCCATCTCTGAG CAGGGTGTTCCACAGTTGGACTTTGAGCGCTACCTCCAACCAGCTCCCAGGCCCAGCCTCTCACCCCAGGCAGCACCTGGCTCAGAGATGTCCTCTCCCACCGTGGACGTTGAGATGGACAGTCCAGGGGCACAGCCCGGAGATCACTCTCAGGATGGACTCACCcccatag gcAGCGGAGCACCTGTTGTTCTTCAGCCCCGCCCCCAGGGAGAGGCTCCGCCAGTCCGTTTGTCCCAGTGA
- the dlgap5 gene encoding disks large-associated protein 5 isoform X2 encodes MESRFARLRQRDNSVDMLRLKVSRRRSQTQKENRDRALNTRRQLDKLPEQDCSSLETSVMANQSTVKDKAPNVKQLKNSAGEERMKMLARYKEAKELQKEKEKRERERKGVFKVGLYHQQASQLFCPLPPVSAATSRTKKNTGPTAATKKVEPAGRLTRSRTAALKPPPAPPASRTRVAIVEPVPRVPITRSSTRPQAEKEPTAGARALRNRSNIQLSAVPPASRGRNTLKSRDVPEAVCPPSLRASAEEEMEQDSGTSAPVPNPAPTKAQTPPLSSFAPQDFVFQPPVGLSSFAPQDFVFQPPVGLSSFQPMPLTPRSAEAFLAPSCTFSYPPVPLFSLDNLDPEAELSAPAAPKSPLRPPPRPSPSLAPLAPASPQEPQHNVAYFRSAMVSETDRLFGQCQQWEQRVDDNSIPEEMRDGMRTVIGQARLLMKERFGQFRGLVDDCELSRGEKITTCTDLQGFWDMVYYQVEDVNRKFGALSEAESRGWLEEHKPPPRQKKMVKKPPPSAPSKPNAGPGANVAAKSRLAAIKAAMKARQQAAEAEKADQAEAIGSAEDQPALEPPHRQDQAPETLVFNGGFFQVESPAKLTGPVRRSSRLIGAVLPQPSPCQGSSLSTPGRTRSSCTASPLALPPRCTPARTPACLKLTLSHTTRPQSHTPRPQSHTPRPQACTPQSSVHDPARGSLCFSPLIEAPPYKQDEVVPDQPECGQMQDHIACNQSEVNTEASEHIGQPQLAVDVPPQILSQSMQAVEPQELDGLAVSEEVSPVPSTPARQGRAASPEACDSSVPLITSLYPSLPLSPPNLPLSPPSHRADSPPSSPTNSPALSFSLSPCSLHTPARVESSLLPLSSPSPMSSSPPAIQISSPALLSSPGACGSPLHNDSISEGVPQLDFERYLQPAPRPSLSPQAAPGSEMSSPTVDVEMDSPGAQPGDHSQDGLTPIAFPRIAQTFTPRTPQAAEHLLFFSPAPRERLRQSVCPSDLMVFTPPSDR; translated from the exons ATGGAGTCTCGATTTGCCAGGCTCCGTCAGCGGGATAACAGTGTTGACATGCTAAGGCTAAAGGTGTCCAGGAGACGGTCTCAGACCCAAAAGGAGAACCGCGACCGGGCCCTAAACACCAGGAGGCAGTTGGACAAGCTTCCCGAGCAGGACTGCTCTTCGTTGGAGACGTCTGTCATGGCGAACCAATCCACCGTTAAGGATAAAGCACCGAATGTAAAACAATTGAAAA ACTCGGCAGGTGAGGAACGTATGAAGATGCTTGCCCGCTACAAAGAGGCAAAAGAATTacaaaaggagaaggagaaaagagagagggagaggaagggtgtgTTTAAGGTGGGCCTCTACCACCAGCAGGCCTCCCAGCTCTTCTGCCCTCTGCCCCCGGTTTCAGCAGCCACTAGCAGAACCAAG aaaaacacaggcCCCACTGCTGCTACAAAGAAAG TTGAGCCGGCTGGGAGGTTAACAAGGAGCAGAACAGCAGCTCTCaaaccccctccagcccctcctgccAGCAGGACCAGGGTTGCCATAG TTGAACCGGTTCCAAGAGTCCCCATTACCAGGTCCTCTACCAGGCCTCAGGCTGAAAAGGAGCCGACTGCAG gtGCCAGAGCCCTCAGGAACAGATCAAACATACAGCTctctgcagtgccccctgctagCAGAGGGAGGAACACTCTGAAG TCTCGTGACGTGCCGGAGGCTGTTTGCCCCCCCAGCCTTAGAGCCAgtgcagaggaggagatggagcaggaCTCAGGAACAAGCGCCCCAGTCCCAAACCCTGCCCCTACCAAGGCCCAaactcctcccctgtcctccttcgCCCCCCAGGACTTTGTGTTCCAGCCTCCAGTGGGCCTGTCCTCCTTCGCCCCCCAGGACTTTGTGTTCCAGCCTCCAGTGGGCCTGTCCTCCTTCCAGCCCATGCCTCTTACACCCCGCTCTGCTGAAGCCTTCCTGGCCcccag ttGCACCTTCTCTTACCCACCggttcccctcttctctcttgacaacctggatccagagGCTGAGCTGAGCGCTCCTGCTGCCCCCAAGTCGCCTCTGCGCCCCCCGCctcgtccctctccctccctggcccccctggCTCCAGCCAGCCCCCAGGAGCCCCAGCACAATGTGGCATACTTCAG gtcagCTATGGTCAGTGAGACAGACCGACTGTTTGGGCAGTGTCAACAGTGGGAACAGAGAGTGGACGACAACTCCATCCCCGAAGAga tgcGGGATGGCATGCGTACGGTCATAGGCCAGGCTCGTCTCCTGATGAAGGAGAGGTTCGGGCAGTTCCGGGGCCTGGTGGATGACTGTGAGCTGAGCCGTGGGGAGAAGATCACCACCTGCACCGACCTGCAGGGCTTCTGGGACATGGTCTACTACCAG gtGGAGGATGTAAACAGGAAGTTCGGTGCTCTGTCAGAGGCGGAGTCTCGAGGCTGGCTGGAGGAGCACAAGCCCCCGCCCAGACAGAAGAAGATGGTCAAG AAGCCGCCTCCATCGGCGCCCTCTAAGCCCAACGCCGGCCCGGGGGCCAACGTGGCGGCCAAGTCTCGCCTGGCTGCCATCAAGGCTGCGATGAAGGCCAGACAGCAGGCCGCCGAGGCTGAGAAGGCAGACCAGGCCGAGGCCATAGGCAGCGCTGAGGACCAGCCGGCCCTGGAGCCTCCGCACCGGCAGGACCAGGCTCCTGAGACGCTGGTGTTCAATGGAGGCTTCTTCCAGGTGGAGAGCCCGGCCAAACTCACTG GTCCCGTGCGCAGGTCGTCACGTCTGATTGGTGCTGTGctaccccagccctccccctgccAGGGCTCCAGCCTATCCACACCCGGCAGGACACGATCCTCCTGCACTGCCTCCCCTCTGGCCCTCCCTCCCCGCTGCACCCCAGCACGCACCCCTGCCTGCCTCAAACTCACCCTATCACACACCACCAGACCCCAGAGCCACACCCCCAGACCCCAGAGCCACACCCCCAGACCCCAGGCCTGCACCCCACAGTCCAGTGTCCATGATCCAGCCAGAGGATCTCTCTGCTTCTCACCTCTCATAGAGGCTCCTCCTTACAAGCAGGACGAGGTTGTTCCTGACCAACCAGAGTGTGGGCAGATGCAAGATCACATTGCTTGCAACCAATCCGAGGTGAATACCGAGGCGTCTGAGCACATCGGCCAACCACAGCTGGCCGTTGATGTTCCACCCCAAATCCTCAGCCAGTCAATGCAGGCCGTAGAGCCCCAGGAATTAGACGGCCTTGCTGTGTCAGAGGAGGTCAGCCCTGTCCCGTCCACCCCTGCACGCCAGGGAAGAGCAGCATCACCAGAGGCCTGTGATAGCAGCGTGCCCCTCATCACCAGCCTGTACCCcagtctgcccctctctccccccaacctccccctctctccccccagccacAGAGCcgactcacccccctcctccccaaccaACAGCCCCGCTCTGAGCTTcagcctctccccctgctcaCTTCACACCCCAGCCAGGGTGGAGtccagcctcctccccctctcctcccccagcccaatgtcctcctccccccctgccatCCAGATCTCCTCTCCAGCCCTACTCAGCAGTCCTGGTGCCTGTGGCAG TCCCCTGCACAACGACTCCATCTCTGAG GGTGTTCCACAGTTGGACTTTGAGCGCTACCTCCAACCAGCTCCCAGGCCCAGCCTCTCACCCCAGGCAGCACCTGGCTCAGAGATGTCCTCTCCCACCGTGGACGTTGAGATGGACAGTCCAGGGGCACAGCCCGGAGATCACTCTCAGGATGGACTCACCcccatag CCTTCCCTCGCATCGCACAAACCTTCACTCCTCGGACACCACAG gcAGCGGAGCACCTGTTGTTCTTCAGCCCCGCCCCCAGGGAGAGGCTCCGCCAGTCCGTTTGTCCCAGTGACCTCATGGTCTTCACTCCTCCCAGTGACAGATGA